The following proteins are co-located in the Micromonospora viridifaciens genome:
- a CDS encoding sigma-70 family RNA polymerase sigma factor has protein sequence MADDAEITAWALAAGRGDRKAAARFIGATQHPVRRFLAALNSPAEADDLAQETYLRAMRSLPSFAARSSALTWLLGIARRVAVDHVRAASVRPRTVPMSDSYDTPDAARSGFDRQVVLERLIAALPADRREAFVATQVLGLSYAEAAEVCGCPVGTIRSRVARAREDLVAALNTRPARAAPGTGRRRGLNLA, from the coding sequence GTGGCTGATGACGCGGAGATCACCGCGTGGGCGCTCGCGGCGGGCCGGGGCGATCGGAAGGCGGCGGCCCGGTTCATCGGCGCGACTCAGCACCCTGTGCGTCGCTTCCTCGCCGCGCTGAACTCTCCAGCCGAAGCCGATGACCTGGCACAGGAGACCTATCTGCGGGCGATGCGGTCGCTGCCGTCGTTCGCTGCGCGCTCGTCGGCCCTGACGTGGCTGCTCGGTATCGCTCGGCGGGTTGCCGTCGACCATGTCCGGGCGGCCTCGGTCCGGCCCCGTACGGTGCCGATGTCCGACTCCTACGACACACCCGATGCCGCGCGCAGTGGGTTCGACCGGCAGGTGGTGTTGGAGCGCCTGATCGCTGCGTTGCCTGCGGACCGGCGGGAGGCGTTCGTGGCCACGCAGGTCCTCGGGCTGTCCTACGCGGAGGCGGCGGAGGTGTGTGGTTGTCCGGTCGGCACGATCCGCTCCCGGGTGGCCCGGGCCCGCGAGGACCTCGTTGCCGCGCTGAACACCCGGCCCGCTCGGGCGGCGCCGGGCACCGGGCGACGCCGCGGGCTGAATTTGGCTTGA
- a CDS encoding zf-HC2 domain-containing protein gives MGCEQWREVLSAQLDGEATTTEQAGTDAHLDECADCRMWLDQAAAITRRSRLTLTTPGPDLADTILAALPTLAPSHHRRIQVVLTLRGLLGLLGALQLVLGLAQIGRGPAGGHDHTGVLAAGHLWHESAAWNVAVGAGFLFVAARRTRPAGLVPMLSTFVGALVLLSVNDLLTGRVDIARLVSHGFLLAGYAIVVALSRPRLRPDGPPARGRSDRLGWRLNVDEAAEPVPAQLRLVPPYPSSAQVGGRRAA, from the coding sequence ATGGGGTGTGAGCAGTGGCGTGAGGTCCTGTCCGCGCAACTGGACGGTGAGGCGACCACCACAGAGCAGGCCGGGACCGACGCGCACCTTGACGAGTGCGCCGACTGCCGCATGTGGCTCGACCAGGCCGCAGCGATAACGCGACGGTCCCGGCTGACCCTCACCACCCCGGGACCGGACCTGGCCGACACCATCCTCGCCGCGCTGCCGACGCTCGCACCTTCCCACCACCGCCGGATTCAGGTCGTGCTGACCCTGCGGGGCCTGTTGGGACTTCTCGGCGCCCTGCAACTGGTGCTCGGGCTGGCGCAGATCGGACGAGGGCCGGCCGGCGGGCACGACCACACGGGTGTGCTCGCTGCGGGGCATCTGTGGCACGAGTCGGCGGCGTGGAACGTTGCGGTCGGCGCCGGGTTCCTGTTCGTGGCGGCGCGGCGTACGCGGCCGGCCGGGCTGGTGCCCATGTTGAGCACGTTCGTCGGCGCGCTGGTGCTGCTGTCGGTCAACGACCTGCTGACCGGGCGGGTCGATATCGCCCGCCTGGTCAGCCACGGCTTCCTCCTCGCCGGGTACGCGATCGTGGTGGCGCTGTCGCGGCCCCGCCTGCGGCCTGACGGGCCACCGGCGCGCGGCAGGAGTGACCGTTTGGGCTGGCGACTGAACGTCGACGAGGCGGCGGAACCGGTCCCGGCCCAGCTCCGGCTGGTCCCGCCGTACCCGAGTTCCGCGCAGGTCGGAGGCCGGCGGGCGGCCTGA
- a CDS encoding copper chaperone PCu(A)C has protein sequence MPRTTVAGARRRPAMLLAAAAASLAVGVAGCGSADEPSAESSPSASAGTTTEVLGIRDPWVKAADHGMSAAFGTLVNDGDTDVTVTAVATDVSPMELHEMSMKDGKMVMQPRQGGIVVKAKSTHVLEPGGDHLMMMNLKQPVKAGDELTFTLTFADGRTQTFTAVAKPFTGAQENYEPGHGHDQPTPSMSPAA, from the coding sequence ATGCCCCGCACCACCGTCGCCGGCGCGCGTCGTCGCCCGGCAATGCTGCTCGCCGCCGCCGCGGCATCCCTCGCCGTGGGCGTCGCTGGCTGCGGCTCGGCGGACGAGCCGTCAGCGGAGTCGAGCCCGTCGGCGTCGGCGGGTACCACGACGGAGGTGCTCGGCATCCGGGACCCGTGGGTGAAGGCCGCCGACCATGGCATGAGCGCGGCCTTCGGCACCCTCGTGAACGACGGCGACACCGATGTGACGGTCACCGCGGTAGCGACCGACGTGTCGCCGATGGAGCTGCACGAGATGTCCATGAAGGACGGGAAGATGGTCATGCAGCCCAGGCAGGGCGGCATCGTGGTCAAGGCGAAGAGCACCCACGTGCTGGAGCCCGGTGGCGACCACCTGATGATGATGAACCTGAAGCAGCCGGTGAAGGCCGGCGACGAGCTGACCTTCACGCTCACCTTCGCCGACGGCCGCACGCAGACGTTCACCGCCGTCGCCAAGCCGTTCACCGGCGCGCAGGAAAACTACGAGCCCGGCCACGGCCACGACCAGCCGACGCCGAGCATGAGCCCGGCGGCATGA